A genomic window from Helicobacter suis HS1 includes:
- a CDS encoding NifU family protein: MVFSDQELQKPVQRALEKIRPVLLRDGGDVVLLGIKEAKVYVSLEGACKGCSSSANTLKFGIERCLQEEIHPDMEVVHVSKEQYARLFS, translated from the coding sequence ATGGTATTTAGCGATCAAGAATTACAAAAACCTGTACAAAGGGCTTTAGAAAAAATCCGCCCTGTGCTGCTTAGAGACGGGGGTGATGTGGTGCTTTTAGGGATTAAAGAGGCTAAGGTTTATGTGAGTTTAGAGGGGGCATGTAAGGGTTGTTCTAGCAGTGCTAACACCCTTAAATTTGGCATTGAGCGTTGTTTGCAAGAGGAAATCCACCCAGATATGGAGGTTGTACATGTCTCTAAGGAACAATATGCGCGACTTTTTTCTTAA
- a CDS encoding UDP-N-acetylmuramoyl-L-alanyl-D-glutamate--2,6-diaminopimelate ligase gives MKISKEIQIGRCFTHLSDDTRELDQDTLLVQTPTNTRFVQQYLQEHRVPCIHAKELKKYFNTDVRIIGITGTNGKTTTASLIYSLLLDLGYSCALLGTRGFFFNDSCLKQKGLTTPSLLEVYANIEQATNRGAHYFVMEVSSHAINQERILGLDFSAKVITNITSDHLDYHGNLEEYRRVKNAFLSDESLKIINRDDAFVRFNPKNAYGYAIEHKTHLSVNAYSLQGLSAHICFTEKPGRYQNSEFEEGLLYSPLVGRHNLYNLLAGILCVKLLTKKSLKTLCDLIPHFLGVKGRMEVVHEQPLVIVDFAHTADGFEQIFNSFKTRKIKALFGAGGNRDKSKRPLMGAIACKYASKVYITSDNPRYEEPMAIMQDILVGIAVEKRDKVILEIDRYKAICLALQELKSDEILLILGKGDESVQIIGDKTIPFDDTEVVKTYFKDRGL, from the coding sequence GTGAAAATTTCTAAAGAAATCCAGATTGGGCGGTGTTTTACACATCTTAGCGATGATACAAGAGAATTAGATCAAGATACCTTATTAGTACAAACCCCCACTAATACGCGATTTGTACAGCAATATTTACAAGAGCACCGCGTGCCTTGTATCCATGCTAAAGAGCTTAAAAAATATTTTAATACAGATGTTAGAATCATTGGCATTACGGGTACTAATGGAAAAACCACAACGGCTAGTTTGATTTATTCCTTGCTTTTAGATTTGGGTTATTCATGTGCGCTCTTAGGCACGCGGGGGTTTTTTTTCAACGATTCTTGTTTAAAACAAAAGGGTTTGACCACACCTAGCCTCTTAGAAGTCTATGCCAATATAGAACAAGCCACAAATAGAGGGGCGCATTATTTTGTGATGGAGGTGAGTTCTCATGCCATTAATCAAGAGCGCATTTTGGGGTTAGATTTTAGCGCCAAAGTGATTACAAATATCACTAGCGATCATTTAGACTACCATGGCAACTTAGAAGAGTATCGCCGCGTGAAAAATGCATTTTTAAGCGATGAGAGTTTAAAAATCATTAACCGCGATGATGCCTTTGTGCGCTTTAACCCTAAAAATGCCTATGGCTATGCCATTGAACATAAAACCCATTTAAGCGTGAATGCCTATAGTTTGCAGGGTCTGAGTGCGCATATTTGTTTTACTGAAAAACCCGGCCGTTATCAAAATTCTGAATTTGAAGAGGGCTTATTATACTCGCCTCTTGTAGGAAGGCATAATCTTTATAATCTCTTAGCTGGAATTTTATGTGTCAAACTATTAACTAAAAAATCTCTCAAAACACTTTGTGATTTAATCCCACATTTCCTAGGGGTAAAGGGGCGTATGGAAGTGGTGCATGAGCAGCCTTTAGTGATTGTAGATTTTGCCCATACTGCTGATGGATTTGAACAAATTTTTAATAGCTTTAAGACAAGAAAGATCAAAGCCCTTTTTGGAGCGGGGGGCAATCGCGATAAAAGCAAACGCCCCTTAATGGGAGCAATTGCTTGCAAATACGCCTCTAAAGTCTATATCACCTCTGATAACCCGCGCTATGAGGAGCCAATGGCTATTATGCAAGATATTTTAGTGGGCATTGCTGTAGAAAAACGCGACAAGGTGATTTTAGAGATCGATCGCTACAAGGCAATTTGTTTGGCTCTGCAAGAACTTAAAAGCGATGAGATTTTACTCATTTTGGGTAAGGGTGATGAAAGTGTACAAATCATTGGTGATAAAACTATCCCTTTTGATGATACAGAGGTTGTTAAAACTTATTTTAAGGATCGAGGTCTATGA
- a CDS encoding DNA adenine methylase, which produces MQKGAFLKSLYSQKLRYKRYSKSPLRYGGGKSLAVGLILEHMPDVKRVISPFMGGGRPL; this is translated from the coding sequence ATGCAAAAGGGCGCATTTTTAAAAAGTCTTTATTCACAAAAGCTACGGTATAAACGCTATAGCAAAAGCCCCTTGCGTTATGGTGGGGGTAAATCTTTAGCCGTTGGGTTGATCTTAGAACACATGCCAGATGTTAAGAGAGTAATTAGCCCTTTTATGGGTGGGGGCAGGCCCCTTTAG
- a CDS encoding transaldolase: MKDCYLWCDFIERSFLEDQFLTLVEKRHVFGATSNPVLFAKALSKPAYRGDIAKLKSTKSTAKDIYENLVITDIKRCAQILLPLWEQNKATGYISLEIDPFLADQVQASIKEALSLFKRINMPNVMIKVPATQSGLEIMQHLASHNIPLNATLVFDPKQAQDCTLALLKTKTAVVSIFVSRIDTLANHKLSASQAHLKNQVGIANALACYDKVRAVSDQIYPLFASTGVKDLTLPKDYYLQALKLEHSISTAPLDALDAYYNSPSSPFIKKEEINLQNLNLAYKQLLDEGLSAFKSAFEELLKSLA; this comes from the coding sequence ATGAAAGATTGTTATTTGTGGTGTGATTTTATTGAACGCAGTTTTTTAGAGGATCAATTTTTAACCCTTGTAGAAAAGCGGCATGTTTTTGGCGCAACTTCTAACCCGGTTTTATTTGCCAAAGCCCTTAGTAAACCCGCCTATAGAGGAGACATTGCTAAGCTTAAGAGTACTAAAAGTACGGCTAAGGATATTTATGAAAATTTAGTGATTACAGATATTAAAAGGTGCGCTCAAATTTTACTTCCTTTATGGGAACAAAATAAGGCTACGGGCTATATTAGTTTAGAGATTGATCCTTTTTTAGCTGATCAAGTACAGGCAAGTATTAAAGAAGCCCTTTCTTTATTTAAACGAATCAATATGCCTAATGTGATGATTAAAGTACCGGCCACACAATCTGGCTTAGAGATAATGCAACATCTAGCAAGCCACAATATCCCTTTAAATGCGACTTTAGTATTTGATCCCAAACAGGCACAAGATTGTACCCTAGCGCTTTTAAAAACAAAGACGGCTGTTGTGAGTATTTTTGTCTCTAGGATCGATACTCTAGCCAATCATAAACTTTCTGCTTCGCAGGCGCATTTAAAAAACCAAGTAGGGATTGCTAATGCCTTAGCTTGTTATGATAAAGTGCGCGCCGTAAGTGATCAAATCTATCCGCTTTTTGCTAGCACAGGGGTTAAAGATTTAACCCTACCCAAAGATTACTACCTCCAAGCTCTTAAACTAGAGCATAGCATTAGCACCGCCCCACTAGATGCGCTAGATGCCTATTATAATAGCCCTAGCTCCCCCTTTATCAAAAAAGAAGAAATCAATCTACAAAATTTAAATTTAGCCTATAAACAACTTTTAGATGAGGGTTTGAGTGCTTTTAAAAGCGCCTTTGAGGAATTACTTAAATCACTAGCCTAG
- a CDS encoding histidine kinase: protein MTNDPKKRTLNAQGYEAFLQKQYFRAIFLFGQALFLDSTDGHAKIGLLLSDIALDFPKEAHSFYELYKNLLDSQPRRHKISIQHQILDLISSFDESLSRMAQAFGEENQLKTEGLDGILYADFKAMCVGKDFKEVFENLMFSTKVIFDKREDFYEFLDSLVENAFYDMSISYIENMRELLWYDSRISAILQKALMLEKQSPKAHKK from the coding sequence ATGACCAATGACCCGAAAAAGCGGACGCTCAATGCGCAGGGTTATGAGGCTTTTTTACAAAAGCAGTATTTTAGAGCTATTTTTTTGTTTGGGCAGGCGTTATTTTTAGACTCCACAGATGGCCATGCCAAGATTGGGCTACTTCTTAGCGATATTGCTTTAGATTTTCCAAAAGAAGCCCATAGTTTTTACGAGCTTTATAAAAATTTACTAGATTCCCAACCGCGCCGTCACAAAATCAGTATCCAACACCAAATCCTAGACCTTATTTCTTCCTTTGATGAGAGTTTAAGCAGAATGGCTCAGGCTTTTGGGGAGGAAAACCAACTCAAAACAGAAGGTTTAGACGGAATTTTATACGCAGATTTTAAAGCTATGTGTGTGGGTAAGGATTTTAAAGAAGTGTTTGAAAATCTCATGTTTAGCACGAAGGTGATCTTTGATAAAAGGGAGGATTTTTACGAGTTTTTAGACAGTTTGGTTGAAAATGCCTTTTATGACATGTCTATTTCTTACATTGAAAACATGCGCGAACTTTTATGGTATGACTCAAGAATTTCTGCCATTTTACAAAAAGCTCTCATGCTAGAAAAACAATCCCCAAAAGCACACAAGAAGTGA
- a CDS encoding VirB4 family type IV secretion/conjugal transfer ATPase: MFHVLWDFLYNKTLDLLVGALPKVHCMTEENNILGLYDARFLLTKSEQLVGMLQIEGLSANAMAKEELQGYFQSKQNALDQLQGVVLRVHTKRRKLQLKHDHHLSNPYAQSILNQFENKTIYENTYTLIFETTKSPIKDFLEQKKLEITTSASKQLYEHQAKLLSDCMSKITHALQPFKPKPLTATQALNFYAEFINGFFMPLKPTLGFLEDSYIATNVHFKKDYYIQEYHESRVHNRILGIKAYASKTLSSLVFTNLLHQEKELDIIFSIEPLETQKALSFIQEKIRLTISSLVKQELQEYYERIQAKQLCLQKIACNLILRHPHLETLNQETQEVLSLLSNGHLVGVVETLGLRPAYFSFFPGRLHLNPRLRCQSSQALACLLVFEKPNRGFKSNSWGNMPLSVFKNLDHSPYLFNFHNQEVPHNTAQHSLHRANGHTMIIGATGTGKTTLMSFLMMSALKYDRLNILALDRAYGLFSYTHYFSGTYNSGTHFKINPLSLKNSKYMNYVFTFFYSAMLNIPLKPQNQLDIQASNAISNTLKTLYATLPPQSFSLQDFKDAFIHTQALNLEPYLHNPLFNALEDSLEFKTPITTINMDAISTNPKDLGLLAYYIFYKILHQALEYNRGFLLFIDEFKSYAQNSILNTHINTLITQARKANGVVVLALQDTNQLNSIQDAASFIKNMGTLIFYPQKHIDSTALSRDFGIKLSHMEQHFLENTPMHAHQILVKNMGDGSSSIIDVNLQSLGPYLHIFNSNAGLAKHLQ, translated from the coding sequence ATGTTCCATGTGCTGTGGGATTTTTTATACAATAAAACCCTAGATTTATTAGTAGGTGCTTTGCCAAAAGTACATTGCATGACTGAGGAAAATAATATTCTAGGGCTATATGATGCGCGCTTTTTACTCACTAAGAGCGAACAGTTAGTAGGAATGCTACAAATTGAGGGCTTGAGTGCAAATGCGATGGCCAAAGAGGAGCTACAAGGGTATTTTCAAAGTAAGCAAAATGCTTTAGATCAGTTGCAAGGGGTTGTTTTGCGCGTACACACTAAACGCCGTAAATTACAACTCAAACATGACCACCATTTGAGTAACCCTTATGCCCAATCCATCCTTAATCAATTTGAAAACAAAACTATTTATGAAAACACCTACACTCTTATTTTTGAAACCACTAAAAGCCCTATTAAAGATTTTTTAGAACAAAAGAAGCTAGAGATCACTACAAGTGCCTCCAAACAGCTGTATGAACACCAAGCTAAACTGCTCTCTGATTGCATGTCTAAAATAACCCATGCACTCCAGCCCTTTAAACCAAAACCCCTCACCGCCACGCAAGCCCTAAATTTCTACGCAGAATTTATCAACGGCTTTTTTATGCCTCTTAAGCCTACTTTGGGTTTTTTAGAAGATAGTTACATTGCGACTAATGTACATTTTAAAAAAGATTATTATATTCAAGAATATCATGAATCGCGCGTGCATAACCGCATTTTGGGGATTAAGGCCTATGCTAGTAAAACTCTAAGCTCTTTAGTCTTTACAAACTTATTACACCAAGAAAAAGAATTAGACATTATTTTTTCTATAGAGCCTTTAGAGACGCAAAAAGCCCTGTCCTTTATCCAAGAAAAAATCCGTTTGACCATTAGCTCACTAGTCAAGCAAGAGTTACAAGAATATTATGAGCGTATCCAAGCCAAACAGCTTTGTTTACAAAAAATTGCCTGTAATCTTATTCTTAGACACCCCCATTTAGAAACACTCAACCAAGAAACCCAAGAGGTTTTAAGCCTTTTATCTAATGGACATCTAGTAGGCGTTGTAGAAACCTTAGGACTTAGACCCGCTTATTTTTCCTTCTTTCCCGGGCGTTTGCATTTAAACCCTCGTTTGCGTTGCCAAAGTTCTCAAGCCCTAGCTTGTTTACTCGTCTTTGAAAAGCCAAATCGTGGTTTTAAATCAAACTCTTGGGGAAACATGCCCCTTAGTGTGTTTAAAAACCTCGATCATTCGCCCTATCTTTTTAATTTCCATAACCAAGAAGTACCACACAATACAGCACAACATAGTTTACATAGGGCTAATGGGCATACCATGATTATTGGCGCTACAGGAACGGGTAAGACGACTTTAATGAGTTTTTTAATGATGAGTGCGCTTAAATACGATCGGCTTAATATTCTAGCTTTAGATCGCGCCTATGGGTTGTTTTCCTACACCCATTATTTTAGCGGCACTTACAACTCAGGTACGCATTTTAAAATCAACCCCCTATCTCTTAAAAACTCCAAATATATGAATTATGTCTTTACATTTTTTTATTCGGCTATGCTAAATATCCCCCTAAAGCCACAAAACCAGCTAGATATTCAAGCCAGTAACGCCATTTCTAACACCCTTAAAACTTTATACGCTACCTTGCCCCCTCAAAGTTTTTCTTTGCAAGATTTTAAAGACGCATTCATTCATACCCAAGCTTTAAACCTAGAACCCTATTTACATAACCCGCTTTTTAACGCCTTAGAAGATAGCCTAGAATTTAAAACGCCTATCACAACTATTAACATGGACGCTATTAGTACTAATCCTAAAGATTTAGGGCTTTTGGCTTACTATATTTTCTATAAGATTTTACACCAAGCCCTAGAATACAACCGCGGCTTTTTACTCTTTATAGATGAATTTAAAAGTTATGCGCAAAATTCTATCCTAAACACACATATTAACACTTTAATCACCCAAGCTAGAAAGGCTAATGGGGTGGTGGTTTTGGCCTTGCAAGATACAAACCAACTTAACTCTATCCAAGATGCGGCTAGTTTTATTAAAAACATGGGTACTTTGATCTTTTATCCACAAAAACACATTGATAGTACAGCCCTTAGCCGTGATTTTGGAATCAAACTTAGCCACATGGAACAACACTTTTTAGAAAACACCCCCATGCATGCCCACCAAATTCTAGTTAAAAACATGGGCGATGGTAGTTCTAGTATTATTGATGTTAATTTACAATCTCTAGGCCCTTATTTACATATTTTTAATTCCAATGCAGGCTTAGCCAAACATTTACAGTAA
- a CDS encoding outer membrane protein: MSLKRTFKSLTLSSLVAVSAMSVAQADEKNGFFLGLGYQQGRAGENAYRVPLTSGMHLYGLGAQIGGVGFVNKWFGGQIYGFFDYQNSPRIGANSNDKYNVYTYGGAADMIVNFIATSPFSMGLVGGIQLAGTTWDYKDWTLHTGFQFLFNVGGRIRIGDHSAIQAGIKFPMIPQNTNHNKNMMTRYYAWYVNYVFTF, from the coding sequence ATGAGTCTCAAGCGCACTTTTAAAAGCTTAACCCTTTCTAGTCTGGTAGCTGTTAGTGCCATGTCTGTAGCCCAAGCAGATGAAAAAAATGGGTTTTTCTTAGGTCTAGGTTACCAGCAAGGTAGAGCAGGAGAGAATGCGTATAGAGTTCCTCTTACCTCTGGCATGCACCTTTATGGTTTAGGGGCACAGATTGGTGGCGTTGGGTTTGTCAATAAATGGTTTGGTGGCCAAATTTATGGCTTCTTTGATTACCAAAATTCCCCCCGAATTGGCGCTAATTCTAATGACAAATATAATGTGTACACCTATGGCGGTGCTGCTGACATGATTGTTAACTTCATCGCTACAAGTCCTTTTTCTATGGGTCTGGTGGGTGGTATCCAGCTTGCGGGTACTACTTGGGATTATAAAGACTGGACACTACACACCGGTTTTCAATTCCTCTTTAATGTAGGTGGCCGTATCCGTATTGGTGATCACTCCGCTATCCAAGCAGGTATTAAATTCCCTATGATTCCTCAGAATACTAACCATAATAAAAATATGATGACGAGGTACTATGCTTGGTATGTGAATTATGTCTTTACATTCTAA
- the nusA gene encoding transcription termination factor NusA, with translation MEKILDIVELIAYEKGLSLETIKDVVKNSILKVAQSCLDTEANFVIDDSNKDLALLHVVEVCADGDPKLEQDPKNTLSLKEAHKSDPSLKPNDLLHYEISLKDMKRGAVNTLFKDLEYNIQRSLEDQYFQKYKSMLNTIVTGVVLDIDANQNTYIEIDGLQAILALKNRIKGESFKVGNSVRAILKNVRFSKQGLVLELSRTTPKFLEALLRLEVPEIADEEIEVMGIARIPGDRAKLALRSHNSQIDPIGATVGVKGVRINAISKELCNESIDCVHYNDIPEIYIANTLSPAQTIRIKLSEEQGEKRALVTLYGDQKSKAIGKNGVNVRLACMLTGYNIDFEVLESKENMPKDQKVGLSMLESLFAKPPKDTP, from the coding sequence GTGGAGAAAATATTAGATATTGTAGAATTGATTGCCTATGAAAAAGGTTTGAGTTTAGAGACGATTAAAGATGTTGTGAAGAATAGCATTTTAAAAGTTGCACAGAGTTGTTTAGATACAGAGGCTAATTTTGTCATTGATGATTCAAATAAAGATCTAGCCCTCTTGCATGTCGTTGAGGTGTGTGCTGATGGCGATCCTAAATTAGAGCAAGACCCTAAAAATACACTGTCTTTAAAAGAAGCCCATAAAAGCGATCCTTCTTTAAAGCCTAATGATTTGTTGCACTATGAAATCAGTTTAAAAGACATGAAACGCGGCGCGGTCAATACGCTTTTTAAAGACTTAGAATACAATATCCAAAGAAGTTTAGAGGATCAGTATTTTCAGAAGTATAAAAGCATGCTTAATACCATTGTTACAGGGGTTGTTTTAGATATTGATGCTAATCAAAATACTTATATTGAAATTGATGGATTACAAGCAATCTTAGCCCTAAAAAATCGTATTAAAGGGGAAAGCTTTAAAGTAGGCAATAGTGTGCGGGCTATTTTAAAAAATGTGCGTTTTAGCAAACAAGGTTTAGTCTTAGAACTTTCAAGAACGACTCCTAAATTTTTAGAAGCCCTCTTGCGCTTAGAAGTGCCTGAAATTGCTGATGAAGAAATTGAAGTGATGGGCATTGCTAGAATTCCGGGGGACCGGGCTAAATTAGCCTTGCGCTCGCATAATAGCCAAATTGATCCGATCGGGGCAACTGTGGGTGTTAAGGGTGTGCGTATCAATGCAATTAGTAAAGAATTGTGCAATGAAAGCATTGACTGTGTGCATTATAATGATATTCCAGAGATTTATATTGCAAATACCCTTTCACCTGCTCAAACAATTCGCATTAAACTAAGTGAAGAACAAGGAGAAAAAAGAGCACTTGTTACCCTTTATGGCGATCAAAAAAGTAAAGCCATTGGTAAAAATGGGGTCAATGTGCGCCTAGCTTGCATGCTCACTGGTTATAATATTGACTTTGAAGTTCTTGAATCTAAAGAAAACATGCCCAAAGATCAAAAGGTAGGCTTGAGCATGCTTGAATCTCTTTTTGCCAAACCTCCCAAAGATACCCCCTAA
- a CDS encoding aspartate carbamoyltransferase catalytic subunit, protein MPMLKHLISTKDLNNAQVLTLLKRANTLLDQNLQGALSLGNKVILALFFEHSTRTIASFQTASCRLNAHFNVFNVQSSSTKKGETLLDTLLNLQAMQVDLIITRHHYSSAALFFAKHLTCALINAGSGSLAHPTQALLDLLTLYNHFKGNLKGKKIAIVGDIKNSRVANSNMELLPRFGLEIMLVSPPHFLPQTSFAHTHNLNEALKEVDIVMCLRTQTERHSLQTYGSLQDYAYHYCLKASMLQDKEIIILHPGPVHHNIDIEDKLLNDSRCKILQQVKLGVAIRMALIESMLG, encoded by the coding sequence ATGCCCATGCTAAAACACCTCATCAGCACAAAAGACCTAAACAATGCACAGGTTCTAACACTTTTAAAACGCGCCAACACTCTATTAGATCAAAATCTACAAGGCGCGCTTTCTCTAGGAAATAAAGTTATTTTGGCGCTTTTTTTTGAACACTCCACCCGTACCATTGCTAGTTTTCAAACTGCAAGTTGCCGTTTAAATGCCCATTTTAATGTCTTTAATGTACAGAGTAGTTCTACTAAAAAGGGCGAAACTTTATTAGACACTCTTTTAAATTTGCAAGCCATGCAAGTAGATTTAATCATCACCCGCCACCATTACTCTAGTGCAGCCCTCTTTTTTGCTAAACACCTCACATGTGCGCTCATTAATGCCGGTAGTGGCTCTCTAGCCCACCCCACCCAAGCGCTTTTAGATTTACTCACCCTTTATAACCACTTTAAAGGGAATTTAAAGGGCAAAAAAATAGCCATTGTAGGCGATATAAAAAACTCGCGGGTGGCCAATAGCAACATGGAATTATTGCCCCGCTTTGGATTAGAAATTATGCTTGTCTCTCCGCCTCATTTTCTCCCACAAACCTCTTTTGCACACACCCACAATTTAAACGAAGCTTTAAAAGAAGTAGATATTGTGATGTGTTTGCGCACCCAAACTGAACGGCATTCTTTACAAACCTATGGCTCTTTACAAGACTATGCGTATCACTATTGCCTTAAGGCCTCTATGTTACAAGATAAAGAGATCATCATTCTACACCCCGGCCCCGTACACCACAATATTGATATTGAGGATAAATTACTCAATGATTCGCGCTGTAAAATCTTGCAACAGGTTAAGTTAGGCGTTGCTATACGCATGGCTTTAATAGAATCTATGCTAGGCTAG
- a CDS encoding inorganic phosphate transporter, translated as MKSKSATSFQKAFRKLQRDNVKITLAIVFVVIIAGMALFFGHANLHMPLLALATVVGGYMAMNIGANDVANNVGPLVGSQTITLSMAILIAAICEVLGAVLAGSEVVQSIKGKIINPAHIQSTTVFVGMMFSALLSGAIWLHLATAIGAPVSTTHSIVGGILGAGLVAGGLGAVNWSFLGGIVGSWIISPLMGGGIAMGLLVLFKYILSDREDKKAAALKSMSAIVGGMGLSFSWFMLAKVLHLTLAMWQELGLSVGVGFLAYIGFRSYVKKKLPSLENTRESIHTLFTWPLIFSAALLSFAHGTNDVANAVGPLAAIVQSLQEWGNHAIPTKAYAPAWIMLIGGLGIATGLSLYGPRLIKTVGSEITELDKMQAFCIAMATVVTVLLASKLGLPVSSTHITIGAVFGVGFLREFLQKRLFEMKQMILDAHHGEDEAVVKNFLDRFEKANPRQKKEMLAYLKALQKENNTLEYTVGLSKKERKSLKKAYKSELVKRSVIKKIITAWLVTVPISALLGALGYYLVDFFRIVERL; from the coding sequence ATGAAATCCAAAAGCGCTACTTCATTCCAAAAAGCCTTTAGAAAACTCCAGCGCGACAATGTCAAGATCACTTTAGCCATTGTCTTTGTCGTAATTATCGCCGGTATGGCGCTTTTCTTCGGGCATGCCAATTTACACATGCCTTTATTAGCTTTAGCCACCGTTGTAGGCGGTTACATGGCAATGAATATTGGCGCTAATGATGTGGCTAATAATGTAGGTCCCTTAGTGGGTTCACAAACCATTACTCTAAGCATGGCTATTTTAATTGCGGCTATTTGTGAGGTATTAGGGGCGGTGCTAGCTGGTTCTGAGGTAGTACAAAGCATTAAGGGTAAAATCATCAATCCAGCTCATATCCAAAGTACTACGGTGTTTGTAGGTATGATGTTCTCTGCTTTGCTTTCCGGAGCAATTTGGTTACACCTAGCTACAGCCATTGGCGCACCTGTATCTACCACACACTCCATTGTAGGTGGGATTTTAGGGGCAGGTCTAGTAGCTGGAGGCTTAGGGGCTGTTAACTGGTCTTTTTTAGGGGGGATTGTAGGCAGTTGGATTATTTCTCCTTTAATGGGCGGGGGAATTGCTATGGGCTTATTGGTGCTTTTTAAATACATCTTAAGCGATAGGGAGGATAAAAAGGCGGCTGCTTTAAAATCCATGTCTGCAATTGTTGGGGGAATGGGGTTATCTTTTAGCTGGTTTATGCTGGCCAAAGTATTACATTTGACTTTAGCAATGTGGCAGGAATTAGGTTTAAGTGTGGGGGTGGGTTTTCTGGCTTATATAGGTTTTAGAAGTTATGTTAAGAAAAAATTACCCAGTTTAGAAAACACAAGAGAGAGCATACATACCCTTTTTACTTGGCCTTTAATTTTTAGCGCAGCCCTTTTAAGTTTTGCTCATGGAACCAATGATGTAGCCAATGCCGTAGGCCCTCTAGCCGCCATTGTACAAAGCCTGCAAGAGTGGGGTAACCATGCCATTCCTACTAAAGCCTATGCGCCTGCATGGATTATGCTCATTGGTGGGCTAGGGATTGCTACAGGTTTGAGTTTATATGGGCCAAGGCTGATTAAAACCGTGGGTAGTGAGATCACGGAGTTAGATAAAATGCAGGCCTTTTGTATTGCTATGGCCACAGTGGTTACGGTTTTATTAGCCTCTAAATTAGGTCTTCCTGTAAGCTCTACACACATCACTATCGGGGCGGTTTTTGGAGTGGGTTTTTTACGCGAATTCTTACAAAAGCGTTTGTTTGAGATGAAACAGATGATCTTAGACGCCCACCACGGAGAAGATGAAGCGGTTGTTAAAAATTTCTTAGATCGTTTTGAAAAAGCCAATCCCAGACAAAAAAAAGAGATGTTAGCCTATCTTAAGGCCTTGCAAAAAGAAAACAATACCCTAGAGTATACGGTGGGTCTGAGTAAAAAGGAGCGCAAATCTCTTAAAAAGGCTTATAAAAGCGAGTTAGTGAAGCGTTCTGTGATCAAAAAGATCATCACGGCATGGCTAGTTACCGTGCCTATCTCGGCATTGTTAGGTGCTTTAGGGTATTATTTAGTAGATTTTTTTAGAATTGTAGAAAGGCTATAG